A genomic segment from Halomonas sp. TA22 encodes:
- a CDS encoding amidohydrolase family protein: protein MRRGYGEDMNRDETIWPSSFTDETLLLAPEEVLLPDGIAKDRAVLVSQGRFAEVGTLECMCERHPDLEPIRMAGYLMMPGFVDAHHHLSQSIGKSLVFGEPSEIYKRIWVPLEASFDTSLLYLSAKLASLEALRGGFTSVVDAGCRSAQDSGIIAEAAQDAGLRCVLGLICNDRAGTASIASREEILASAEKHLSRWQGSELIRPSLAVSIPEVASDAMMRYASTMCAEAGVIFQTHANEHLQAVERSLVTRRERPIEHLETVGALGPQTLLAHATLVTPKELSLLRDSDTAVAYNPVASVWKGNAVAPALQMSELGIRFGLGTDGTRSDAFRLLDAAESNQRLAFGLAIGDSSCGGGWLWLEHATRGAADVAGLGDVTGAIAPGLAADFLLVDINVPEMTPSWDRQWELVRYAGREQITAVFTNGQLRLWQGWPLDWDGRALMQEVRQAASSAVAGASILRIHPTSDEHRKERQRATSRGSVGVSQPQEPHGA from the coding sequence ATGAGACGTGGTTATGGCGAAGATATGAACCGAGATGAGACGATATGGCCTTCCTCCTTTACTGACGAGACGCTGCTGTTGGCACCCGAAGAGGTTCTGTTGCCGGACGGCATCGCGAAGGACCGGGCGGTATTGGTATCGCAGGGGCGATTTGCTGAGGTTGGTACGCTGGAGTGCATGTGTGAGCGACATCCGGATTTGGAGCCGATCCGAATGGCCGGTTACCTCATGATGCCCGGCTTCGTCGATGCCCATCACCATCTTTCGCAGTCGATTGGTAAATCTCTAGTTTTCGGAGAACCCTCCGAGATTTACAAGCGGATATGGGTGCCGCTAGAGGCTAGCTTTGATACTTCATTATTGTATCTGTCGGCCAAGCTAGCCTCGCTCGAGGCCTTGCGTGGTGGTTTTACTAGTGTGGTCGATGCAGGATGTCGTTCTGCTCAGGATAGCGGGATCATCGCTGAGGCGGCGCAGGATGCCGGCTTGCGTTGTGTGCTGGGACTGATCTGTAATGACCGGGCCGGTACCGCCAGCATCGCTAGCCGCGAAGAAATTCTAGCCAGTGCTGAAAAGCATCTGAGTCGTTGGCAGGGAAGTGAGCTGATTAGGCCTTCTCTAGCGGTGTCGATTCCGGAAGTGGCAAGTGATGCCATGATGCGTTATGCCTCGACGATGTGCGCCGAAGCCGGAGTGATTTTTCAGACCCACGCCAACGAACATCTACAGGCCGTGGAGCGGTCGCTAGTGACGCGCCGCGAGCGCCCCATCGAGCATCTTGAAACAGTTGGCGCGCTTGGCCCACAGACATTACTCGCCCATGCTACCTTGGTAACTCCCAAGGAGTTAAGCCTGCTTCGGGATAGCGATACCGCCGTGGCCTATAATCCTGTCGCCAGCGTCTGGAAGGGCAATGCTGTAGCACCTGCCCTACAAATGTCGGAACTCGGTATTCGTTTTGGTCTTGGGACGGACGGAACGCGCAGTGATGCCTTTCGGCTTCTAGACGCTGCAGAATCCAACCAGCGGCTGGCGTTTGGGCTGGCAATTGGCGATTCCTCATGTGGCGGTGGTTGGTTGTGGCTGGAACATGCCACACGAGGAGCGGCCGATGTCGCTGGACTTGGTGATGTAACCGGGGCAATTGCCCCCGGCCTTGCAGCTGACTTTCTTTTAGTCGATATCAATGTGCCGGAAATGACGCCTAGTTGGGACCGCCAGTGGGAACTTGTTCGCTATGCTGGGCGCGAGCAGATCACAGCAGTCTTCACCAATGGCCAGTTGCGTCTCTGGCAGGGGTGGCCCTTGGATTGGGATGGTCGCGCGTTGATGCAGGAGGTGCGGCAAGCTGCCTCGTCGGCGGTGGCCGGAGCCTCTATCCTGCGCATCCATCCCACCTCGGACGAGCACCGTAAGGAACGGCAAAGGGCGACATCCCGAGGTTCTGTCGGTGTCTCGCAGCCCCAGGAGCCGCACGGCGCATGA
- a CDS encoding ABC transporter substrate-binding protein, producing the protein MLNKKFATVTSVSLLFVALNTIANTSASLAHAQNNKVRVAQTWVPNIEYGGLWVAIENGYFDEEGLNVDYIPGGPNATRPEIVVASGNAEIGYTNWIPFLDAVARGNDFVMLAATLPVSPLGIISLPGKPILAAQDMAGSRILAQRATEREVVNATFTLNDLEAEWESIPTGFSPEPLLAGDGDGYTAFETNQVITLEMMGLERDEDFHFVLFDELGFTSSNGVLFTTRDYLEEERESVIGFMRALTRGWIENEQDPDAAVELVVNNFGADLGLDPEQQRRQNETQIQLMRPYDDPDHRLLTLDKAVIAGPMYDAARASGREELPNVDQIVDTTIMQEVHESLR; encoded by the coding sequence ATGCTTAACAAAAAATTCGCGACTGTAACTTCAGTTTCTTTGCTCTTCGTCGCGTTGAATACAATAGCTAATACGTCTGCCAGCTTGGCTCATGCGCAGAACAATAAGGTGCGTGTGGCGCAAACATGGGTTCCCAATATCGAGTACGGGGGACTTTGGGTGGCCATCGAGAATGGTTATTTTGATGAAGAAGGTCTGAATGTCGACTATATCCCGGGCGGGCCTAATGCCACTCGCCCGGAAATTGTAGTCGCATCAGGAAATGCTGAAATTGGCTACACAAATTGGATTCCCTTTCTCGATGCCGTGGCGCGTGGGAATGACTTCGTGATGCTGGCCGCGACACTTCCTGTCTCGCCCCTGGGGATTATCTCGCTGCCCGGAAAACCCATTTTGGCGGCCCAGGATATGGCCGGCTCCCGTATCCTGGCACAGCGTGCGACAGAGCGGGAGGTCGTGAATGCCACTTTCACCTTGAATGACTTAGAAGCGGAGTGGGAGTCCATTCCCACAGGTTTTTCACCTGAGCCTTTGCTGGCGGGCGATGGGGATGGCTATACCGCTTTCGAAACCAATCAGGTCATTACCCTAGAAATGATGGGGCTGGAGCGTGACGAAGACTTCCATTTTGTTCTTTTTGATGAACTTGGCTTTACCTCATCTAATGGCGTGCTCTTCACCACCAGGGATTATTTGGAAGAAGAGCGAGAGAGCGTCATTGGCTTCATGCGTGCCTTGACGCGTGGCTGGATAGAAAACGAGCAAGATCCCGATGCTGCGGTGGAGTTGGTCGTCAATAACTTCGGCGCTGATCTGGGGTTGGACCCCGAACAGCAAAGGCGGCAGAACGAGACGCAGATCCAGCTCATGCGTCCTTACGATGACCCTGATCATCGTCTGCTGACACTGGATAAGGCCGTAATCGCTGGTCCCATGTATGACGCAGCCAGGGCATCCGGGCGAGAGGAGCTGCCGAATGTCGATCAGATCGTGGATACCACCATCATGCAGGAAGTACACGAGAGCCTCCGCTGA
- a CDS encoding sulfite exporter TauE/SafE family protein, protein MNEGDFLSFVLIAVTTCIAAFIQGIVGIGFALILAPVMGLLRPDLLPVSLLLLMLPLNLYVAARERNDIDWKGVVYISVGRVPGTVLGLLVLSLVSARGLNQLVGGVTVLAVLSAFLLPPFHPRRGECAGAGFITGISETATGVGGPPMALLYQHKPGSVLRSTIATCFLIGEVFSLIILVAVGFFYAYQLLWVAALLPALAIGGLASRFMHYRLDAWLMRTGVLLFSLGSGAYLLFK, encoded by the coding sequence ATGAATGAAGGAGATTTTCTATCCTTCGTGTTGATTGCAGTGACCACCTGTATCGCTGCTTTTATACAAGGGATCGTCGGTATTGGCTTTGCCTTGATCTTGGCCCCGGTCATGGGGCTGCTTCGACCTGATTTGCTTCCGGTTTCGTTATTGCTTCTGATGTTACCGTTGAATCTGTATGTCGCCGCACGCGAGCGAAATGATATTGACTGGAAAGGGGTGGTCTATATCAGTGTCGGACGTGTACCCGGGACGGTGCTGGGATTGCTGGTTCTGTCACTGGTATCAGCCCGGGGGCTCAATCAACTGGTCGGGGGTGTCACCGTGCTAGCGGTACTGAGCGCATTTCTCTTACCTCCGTTTCACCCGAGGCGAGGTGAGTGTGCCGGCGCGGGATTTATCACAGGAATCAGCGAGACTGCCACTGGTGTGGGAGGGCCGCCGATGGCACTACTCTACCAGCATAAACCAGGTTCCGTATTGCGCTCTACTATTGCGACTTGCTTCCTGATTGGGGAGGTCTTTTCCTTGATAATTCTGGTTGCAGTAGGGTTCTTTTATGCTTATCAGCTCTTATGGGTCGCTGCACTACTGCCAGCCTTGGCGATTGGTGGCTTGGCCAGTCGTTTTATGCACTATCGGCTAGACGCATGGCTTATGCGGACTGGGGTTTTGTTGTTTTCTCTGGGATCAGGAGCTTACCTTCTCTTCAAATAA
- a CDS encoding LysR family transcriptional regulator, with amino-acid sequence MPLLLPALRYFEEVARHGSLRKAADHLHVAASAVNRQILKLEDELGVPLFERLPRGMRLSPAGEIILYKIRQWQRDERQLLEYLGDIRGSGCAEIRIATIESMTDRVLPMVLRRFSQRFPRVRFIINTGVTSSILEQVITGDADIGICMNPPLTRRVRFVEKVSLTFGAVISPSHPLASKPSIKLQDCNEFPVIQPNAEMFSGSTLQRLIESTNLELAPVAHCNRILSIKSLARSGLGVAFLTRLDIARELEQGELIFKPLTDKKHIKSTLSLCVAADHPLPMATTVILEQVRQAITNIEDSTEYSSGPLP; translated from the coding sequence ATGCCACTACTCCTGCCTGCATTGCGTTATTTCGAAGAGGTGGCCCGTCATGGTTCGCTGCGCAAGGCAGCAGACCATCTTCATGTGGCTGCATCCGCAGTTAATCGGCAAATCTTAAAACTTGAAGATGAGCTCGGTGTCCCCCTCTTCGAGCGGCTTCCCCGGGGGATGCGGCTCTCGCCGGCGGGAGAAATCATTCTTTACAAGATACGCCAATGGCAGCGCGATGAGCGGCAGCTTCTAGAATACTTGGGAGATATCAGGGGATCGGGTTGTGCGGAAATCCGAATTGCTACCATTGAGTCCATGACGGACCGGGTCTTGCCCATGGTGCTGCGTCGTTTCAGCCAGCGCTTTCCCAGGGTCCGTTTCATTATCAATACCGGTGTCACATCCTCCATTCTCGAACAGGTCATAACAGGGGATGCGGATATTGGCATCTGCATGAATCCTCCCCTGACTCGAAGAGTGAGATTTGTAGAAAAGGTTTCTCTGACATTCGGGGCAGTAATCTCCCCTTCACACCCCTTGGCCAGCAAGCCATCGATAAAGTTGCAAGACTGCAACGAATTCCCCGTAATACAACCAAATGCAGAAATGTTTTCCGGCTCAACTCTCCAACGACTCATTGAAAGCACGAACCTTGAACTTGCACCGGTGGCGCACTGCAACAGGATCCTATCGATCAAGTCATTGGCCCGCTCAGGGCTAGGAGTAGCATTTCTGACCCGGCTGGACATTGCCAGAGAACTTGAACAAGGCGAATTAATATTCAAGCCATTAACAGACAAGAAGCATATCAAATCGACCTTGTCACTCTGCGTAGCAGCCGATCACCCTCTCCCTATGGCCACAACCGTCATACTGGAGCAGGTCCGCCAAGCAATTACCAATATCGAGGACTCAACCGAATACTCTAGCGGGCCATTACCTTGA
- a CDS encoding ABC transporter permease yields the protein MTIERLQSVFLGIMGLTLLLLAWEVIGHYQLVGITWPALSDVLSLLFDPARRGLFERALTTTLAAASQGYLIGGVMGLGLAVIAHLSLALRLGIERFSAFLNAIPPIALGPVFLVLLSRDATPVGISAINVFFIIFVSASSGLRTVPESHRDLFSVFGASSAQRLVRLEFPAALPVVVSGLKLAVPAALIGTIIGEWFGATRGLGVLIVNAMQNFQISLLWSAVLLVTCMSLALYLMLTVLERSAYKRFR from the coding sequence ATGACGATCGAGCGACTGCAGTCGGTATTCCTCGGGATAATGGGGTTGACCCTGTTGCTGCTGGCCTGGGAAGTCATTGGGCATTATCAACTTGTCGGCATCACCTGGCCCGCTTTGAGTGATGTGCTGTCGCTGCTATTCGATCCCGCGCGTCGCGGTCTGTTCGAGCGCGCGCTGACAACCACCCTTGCCGCCGCTTCCCAAGGTTACCTCATCGGTGGTGTCATGGGATTAGGGCTGGCGGTTATTGCGCACTTAAGCCTGGCACTCAGACTTGGCATAGAGCGCTTCTCCGCCTTTCTCAATGCTATTCCTCCCATCGCCCTGGGGCCTGTTTTTCTGGTCCTGCTTAGCCGCGATGCCACTCCGGTGGGTATTTCCGCCATCAATGTTTTCTTCATTATCTTCGTGTCGGCTAGCTCCGGTCTTCGTACTGTTCCAGAAAGTCACAGGGACCTGTTTTCGGTCTTTGGGGCCAGCTCAGCACAGCGACTGGTGAGACTAGAATTCCCAGCGGCCCTGCCTGTCGTTGTCAGCGGCCTCAAGCTTGCGGTTCCGGCGGCGCTCATAGGCACCATCATTGGTGAGTGGTTCGGTGCTACACGCGGTCTTGGGGTGCTCATCGTCAATGCTATGCAGAACTTTCAGATTTCCCTGCTGTGGAGTGCGGTACTGCTCGTCACCTGCATGTCATTGGCGCTTTATCTAATGCTGACCGTACTGGAGCGCTCCGCCTACAAGCGCTTTCGTTGA
- a CDS encoding DASS family sodium-coupled anion symporter encodes MSLNTGVAEQAPYTEATAFKPVSLALGLIIGLGVFFLLPESLAFNARIVAGIAMLMATWWMTEAIPIPATSLLPLVLFPFFDIASVGATASPYAHSIVFLVLGGVLLGLATQRWNLHRRFALLTVLTVGTKPAQIVFGLMFASWFITMWVSNTATAVIMMPIGGSIIALVKSLGNGDNTPKFSAAVLLGIAYAITIGSMATLIGQPPMALMRAYMEDAHGISIGFGHWMLMGVPFSTAMLILAWFVLNKVVFRSEVDDIHGGRQLIETELKAMGRLSLEERRVLMVFAGAVFCWVFLPLIARITAVQETMPWLTNINDTSVAILAAILMFVIPASKGRGALLEWTATRDVPWGVLILFGGGLTLSAQFTATGLSAWIGESVSELSGFPPILILAFTASVIILLTELTSNTATAAAFFPIMGAIAVGLGIEPFLMTIVVTFAVSCAFMLPVATPSNAVAFATGDLPIKHMIRAGIWLNLIGLLVIMVALYTIVPLVFNVSF; translated from the coding sequence ATGTCGCTAAACACAGGGGTAGCTGAACAGGCGCCTTACACCGAAGCTACAGCCTTCAAACCGGTATCGTTGGCCTTGGGCCTTATCATCGGTCTAGGTGTCTTTTTCCTGCTGCCCGAATCGCTAGCATTCAATGCGCGCATCGTTGCGGGTATTGCCATGCTGATGGCCACTTGGTGGATGACCGAGGCCATCCCCATTCCTGCCACCTCGCTGTTGCCGCTGGTGTTGTTTCCCTTCTTCGATATCGCCTCGGTGGGCGCTACTGCCTCGCCCTATGCCCACAGCATCGTCTTCTTGGTACTGGGTGGGGTTCTGCTTGGCCTTGCCACCCAGCGTTGGAATCTGCATCGGCGCTTTGCTCTACTGACAGTACTCACCGTGGGCACCAAGCCAGCACAGATCGTTTTCGGTCTTATGTTCGCCAGTTGGTTCATCACCATGTGGGTCAGCAATACCGCTACGGCCGTCATCATGATGCCGATTGGCGGCTCCATCATCGCCCTGGTGAAGTCGCTGGGGAACGGCGATAACACGCCGAAGTTCTCTGCAGCGGTGCTACTTGGTATCGCCTATGCCATCACCATCGGCTCCATGGCAACCCTCATCGGCCAGCCGCCCATGGCGCTGATGCGTGCCTACATGGAAGACGCTCACGGCATTTCCATTGGCTTCGGCCACTGGATGCTGATGGGGGTACCATTTTCCACTGCCATGCTGATCTTGGCCTGGTTCGTGCTGAACAAGGTCGTGTTTCGCTCGGAGGTCGATGATATCCATGGTGGTCGGCAATTGATCGAGACAGAACTCAAGGCCATGGGGCGTTTGAGCCTGGAAGAGCGCCGCGTGCTGATGGTCTTTGCTGGCGCCGTGTTCTGCTGGGTGTTTCTGCCGCTGATCGCCAGGATTACGGCCGTGCAGGAGACGATGCCCTGGCTGACGAATATCAATGACACCAGCGTGGCGATCCTGGCCGCGATCCTGATGTTTGTGATTCCCGCATCGAAGGGCAGGGGAGCGCTACTGGAATGGACAGCCACCCGTGATGTGCCCTGGGGCGTCCTGATTCTGTTCGGCGGTGGCTTGACACTCTCTGCTCAGTTTACCGCCACAGGCCTGAGCGCCTGGATTGGTGAGAGCGTCTCGGAATTGTCGGGTTTTCCACCGATCCTGATATTAGCTTTCACGGCCAGTGTCATTATCCTGCTGACTGAGCTGACCAGTAACACGGCAACGGCGGCCGCCTTCTTTCCCATCATGGGCGCTATCGCCGTTGGTCTGGGCATTGAGCCCTTCCTGATGACGATCGTTGTGACCTTCGCTGTCAGCTGCGCCTTCATGCTACCGGTGGCCACGCCCTCCAACGCTGTGGCATTCGCTACCGGCGACTTGCCGATCAAGCACATGATTCGCGCTGGCATATGGCTCAACCTAATTGGCCTGCTGGTCATCATGGTCGCCCTCTATACCATTGTGCCGCTAGTATTTAACGTTTCGTTCTGA
- a CDS encoding ABC transporter ATP-binding protein, whose protein sequence is MIDLGNVVKKFPGSGTGNDVVALDGVSLCLDEGEFVALIGPSGCGKSTVLRLMAGLDTPSAGSVLINGRAPQELVKQHALGVAFQDHALLPWLTVQQNIALPYRLSNRPVDERRVAMLIKLVRLSGFEASRPGQLSGGMRQRAAIARSLVLKPQVLLLDEPFGALDAVTRRHMNHELQRIWSEHQHTTLLVTHSVEEALFLADRVVVMSRRPGRILREIKVPFPRPRTGEMIRTQAFYELTNELTELLVPQEDSATEAGS, encoded by the coding sequence ATGATAGATCTAGGAAATGTAGTCAAAAAATTTCCGGGCAGTGGTACCGGTAACGATGTGGTGGCTCTTGACGGGGTGTCGCTGTGCCTCGATGAAGGCGAGTTCGTGGCACTAATTGGTCCATCGGGCTGCGGTAAGAGTACCGTGCTGCGCCTAATGGCAGGTCTGGACACGCCGAGTGCGGGCAGTGTGTTGATTAATGGCCGTGCTCCACAAGAACTCGTCAAGCAGCATGCTCTGGGGGTGGCATTTCAGGATCATGCGTTGCTGCCATGGCTGACAGTCCAACAGAATATTGCCTTGCCCTACCGATTATCGAACCGGCCAGTAGACGAGAGACGCGTAGCGATGCTGATCAAGCTGGTGCGATTATCAGGCTTCGAGGCTAGCCGCCCCGGACAGCTTTCGGGCGGCATGCGCCAGCGGGCCGCAATCGCCCGCTCACTAGTACTCAAGCCGCAGGTTCTGCTGCTGGATGAGCCCTTCGGCGCCTTGGATGCCGTGACGCGGCGTCATATGAATCACGAATTGCAACGGATCTGGTCCGAGCACCAGCATACCACTCTGCTAGTGACGCATTCCGTCGAAGAAGCCCTATTTCTCGCTGATCGCGTAGTGGTTATGAGTCGTAGGCCGGGCCGAATTCTGCGGGAGATCAAAGTTCCCTTCCCCAGGCCACGCACCGGCGAGATGATCCGCACCCAAGCCTTCTATGAACTGACGAATGAGCTCACCGAGTTGCTTGTTCCTCAAGAGGATTCCGCCACAGAGGCAGGGAGTTGA
- a CDS encoding ABC transporter permease produces MMKSEQLIKSEQMNRSTPLWSVISGSLVKTLVGYWPIALLFLLWQVWVMVMSYSAIVMPPPTAVLWDIVTNSNIYLHHTLMTLSTALLGLVGGMLLGGMLASLSWSSKVASGLLTPVTVMFSSVPVVALIPIIARLLGYDASTVIAVAVIITFFPSFVFMTAGLRALPNGSDGLFRVLGASRWSYFLHLALPSAMPSLAVALRLASSQAILAAMVAEFLMGTSGLGYLFAITMADFSTERAFGASLVTTFISLALFLIASRIEVRVKKRFA; encoded by the coding sequence ATGATGAAGAGTGAACAACTAATAAAGAGTGAGCAGATGAATAGGTCGACGCCCTTGTGGAGTGTGATATCGGGTAGCCTAGTGAAGACTCTGGTTGGTTATTGGCCCATCGCCCTGCTTTTCCTGCTCTGGCAGGTTTGGGTGATGGTAATGTCCTACAGCGCTATCGTCATGCCACCTCCGACGGCGGTATTGTGGGACATCGTTACAAACTCTAATATTTATCTCCACCATACCTTAATGACCCTCTCGACGGCGTTGCTGGGACTGGTAGGTGGCATGCTGTTGGGAGGAATGCTGGCGTCACTGTCCTGGTCCTCGAAAGTGGCGTCGGGACTCCTGACCCCCGTTACCGTGATGTTCAGTTCGGTTCCTGTCGTCGCTTTGATCCCCATCATTGCAAGGCTGCTGGGGTATGATGCCTCGACCGTGATCGCAGTGGCTGTCATCATCACCTTTTTTCCCTCCTTTGTGTTCATGACGGCAGGACTCCGTGCTCTGCCCAATGGTTCGGATGGGCTGTTTCGTGTGCTGGGTGCGTCACGGTGGTCCTATTTCCTGCACTTGGCTCTTCCCTCTGCGATGCCTAGTCTGGCTGTGGCGCTGAGGCTGGCATCGTCACAAGCCATTCTAGCCGCCATGGTAGCCGAGTTTCTGATGGGCACATCCGGACTTGGGTATCTATTCGCCATCACTATGGCAGATTTCAGCACCGAGCGGGCTTTCGGTGCCAGCTTGGTCACTACTTTCATTTCATTAGCTCTCTTCCTGATCGCTTCGCGTATCGAGGTTCGTGTCAAGAAACGGTTTGCCTAA
- a CDS encoding TRAP transporter small permease: protein MRYTLNRVRLGVEAVLITALFAIVALTFCDVLGRRLFGTPVYGAHDLTEHLMVVIIFCGLPLVTADRGHLAVDLFDRWLSSPRLRWWHALVSVGVAAILFLIAWQYLLAAQQAVLIHEASQALYIPRSYMYVFMAFTAFLAGLAALLPASIFKGPGAQDQGGTPL from the coding sequence ATGCGATATACGCTCAATCGTGTGAGGCTGGGGGTGGAAGCCGTGCTGATCACGGCACTGTTTGCCATCGTGGCCCTCACCTTCTGCGACGTCCTGGGGCGCCGGCTGTTCGGCACCCCCGTTTATGGCGCCCATGACCTTACCGAGCATCTGATGGTGGTCATCATCTTCTGTGGATTGCCATTGGTCACCGCTGACCGTGGGCATCTGGCCGTCGATCTGTTCGACCGCTGGCTCTCCTCCCCGCGCCTGCGCTGGTGGCATGCTCTGGTCTCGGTAGGCGTGGCGGCGATCCTCTTCCTGATTGCCTGGCAGTACCTGCTGGCAGCACAGCAGGCCGTGCTGATCCATGAGGCAAGTCAGGCGCTCTATATCCCACGCAGCTACATGTACGTGTTCATGGCCTTCACCGCCTTCCTGGCCGGGCTGGCCGCGCTGCTGCCGGCGTCGATCTTCAAGGGACCCGGGGCCCAGGATCAGGGAGGAACTCCGCTATGA
- a CDS encoding TRAP transporter large permease: protein MTVGIVALLGVLGLAFLRVPLAFALLTISIAGLSFVVSWDVARSMVSLTITQAVFSYEMAVVPMFVLMGNVLARSGIADDLFRAAYAFLGSIRGGLALSTMMTCAGFSAVSGSSLATAATMSKVAYPSMKRYGYSDSLATATIAAGGGLGILIPPSIILIVYGILTQTNIGHLFIAGVLPGLLGLGLYLVVVWLVARWRPDSAPRGDAVPLKEKLSSLRGVWPFALLFAMVIGGIYLGLFTPTEAGGMGAGFALMIALLQRRLGLKQLKRIFVETAATSVMLYAVLFGAMLFTHLISFSGLGEGIRQGIEGLGLTPYQTLLIILLVFLVLGCVMDSLSIILICVPLFVPTLAASGFDMVWFGIIVVVVTEIALITPPIGMNVFVIKASLPHVSLVSIYKGLVPFIGADLVRLGLLILFPSISLILVQMMQ from the coding sequence ATGACGGTCGGTATCGTCGCCCTACTCGGTGTGTTGGGGCTGGCCTTCCTGCGGGTTCCCCTGGCCTTTGCGCTGCTGACCATCTCTATCGCGGGGCTCAGCTTCGTGGTCAGCTGGGATGTGGCACGTTCCATGGTCTCGCTGACCATCACCCAGGCGGTGTTCTCCTATGAGATGGCCGTCGTACCCATGTTCGTGCTGATGGGGAATGTCCTGGCTCGCTCGGGGATCGCCGATGACCTCTTCCGCGCTGCCTATGCCTTCCTAGGATCGATCCGCGGAGGCCTGGCGCTCTCGACCATGATGACCTGCGCCGGTTTCAGCGCCGTGTCCGGCTCCAGCCTGGCGACGGCCGCCACCATGTCCAAGGTGGCCTACCCGAGCATGAAGCGCTACGGCTACTCGGACTCCCTGGCCACAGCCACCATCGCGGCCGGGGGCGGGCTGGGCATCCTGATTCCGCCCTCCATCATCCTGATCGTCTACGGTATCCTCACCCAGACCAATATCGGGCACCTGTTCATCGCCGGCGTGCTGCCGGGCCTGCTGGGACTGGGCCTCTATCTGGTCGTGGTCTGGCTGGTGGCCCGCTGGCGGCCCGACAGCGCCCCGCGAGGCGATGCGGTGCCGCTCAAGGAAAAACTGAGCTCGCTGCGTGGCGTCTGGCCCTTCGCCCTGCTCTTTGCCATGGTCATCGGCGGGATCTACCTGGGGCTGTTCACGCCAACCGAGGCGGGCGGCATGGGGGCCGGCTTTGCCCTGATGATTGCCCTGTTGCAGCGGCGCCTCGGGCTCAAGCAGCTCAAGCGCATCTTCGTCGAGACCGCTGCCACCTCGGTGATGCTCTATGCCGTGCTGTTCGGCGCCATGCTATTCACCCACCTGATCTCCTTCTCCGGGCTGGGCGAAGGCATCCGCCAAGGAATCGAGGGCCTGGGTCTGACCCCTTATCAGACTCTGCTGATCATCCTGCTGGTGTTTCTGGTGCTGGGCTGCGTGATGGATTCGCTGTCCATCATCCTGATCTGCGTGCCGCTGTTCGTACCCACTCTGGCTGCCAGCGGCTTCGACATGGTGTGGTTCGGGATCATCGTGGTGGTGGTAACGGAAATCGCCCTGATCACGCCGCCCATCGGCATGAACGTCTTCGTGATCAAAGCCAGCTTGCCCCATGTCTCGCTGGTGAGCATTTACAAGGGGCTGGTGCCCTTCATCGGCGCGGATCTGGTAAGGCTGGGGCTGCTGATCCTCTTCCCCTCGATCTCACTGATTCTGGTGCAGATGATGCAATAG